The DNA window CACGCAACGCTGGGCGACACTTTACAGCCAGCTCGTCGACCTCAAAGTCATCACCGCCCCTATCGAACCCGCGAAAGCCTACACCCTGCAATTCCTGCCCCAATAGCCCGTCAGTCTGAGCGAAGCGAAGAATCCCCGCATCTCGCTCGCGCCCACAAACGCCGTTTCCATAGATACACCGACCGAGACAATATGCCGCCAGAACCAACCGACGAATCCTTCATGGCCGAAGTCATACACTTCACCATAAAGTCCATGAAAACGACCACGCCAGTCCCGTTCGGCGCTCTCATCGTCGACACCGCCACCGGCAAGCCCCTGATGAAGGCCTTGAACGCGGTCGCCGCCGAGAACGACCCCAGCTCCCACGCCGAGCTCCGAACCGTCCGCAAAGCCTGCAAGAAGCTCGCGAAGCAGGGCAAAGGCCGCTCACTCAAGGGCTACACCATGTACTCCACCTGCGAGCCCTGCGCGATGTGCATGGCGAACATCCTCTGGTCCGGCCTCGACCGCGTCGTCTACGCCGCGACTATCGAAGACGCCAACCGCCACTGCAACCAGATCCACATCCCCGCCCGCGAGGTCTCCACACGCAGCGACATGCCCTGCATCGTTGACGGCCCGCTGCTCCGCGACGAAGCCTATGCCCTGTTCACCCACCCCAACATGCTCAAAGTCTTCGAGAGCTGGAAGTCCGGAAGCCGTACATTGAAGAAGCAGGCAAAGAAAGGCAAAGCATGACCGACTCACAGATCGCCGCCCTGACCGCCTGCCTCTCCGACCCCGCGCGCCTCATCACCAACGCCCAAACTGTCCAGCGACTCTCCCGCGACTTCTACTGGTACTCCCCCATCCTCAAGAAGCAGCTCGAAGACAAGACAGCCGACGTAGCCATCCAGCCCACGTCTGTCGAAGAAATAAGAAGCATCCTGACCTACTGCCACCAGCAAGAGATCCCTGTCACCGCACGAGGCGCAGGCACCGGCAACTACGGCCAGGCCATCCCGCTTGAGCGCGGAGTCGTCCTCGATCTCATCAAGATGGACGCCATCGAAGCCATCACCCCCGACGGCGTAGCCATCTGCCAACCCGGAGTCCGCCTCGGCGTCCTCGAAGCCGCTGCCCGCGAGCAGGGTTTCGAACTCCGCTGCTATCCCAGCACCGTCGTCAAAGCCTCCGTCGGCGGCTTCCTCGGCGGAGGCTCCGGTGGCATCGGCTCCATCGCCCACGGCGGCCTGCGTGACTTCCAGACCGTCCGCGCCATCGAAGTCGTCACCATGGAAGCCACCCCGCGCGTCGTCCTCCACGAAGGCACTGCCGTCCACGACGTCATGCACTCCTGGGGCACCAACGGCATCATCACCCGCATCTGGCTCGCGCTCACCCCAGCCGTCGAATGGGCCCAGTGCGTCGTCGCCTTCCCTACCTTTGACGAAGCCTTCACCTTCAGCGAACAGATCGCCGTCTCCGAAGCCTGGATCAAGCGCCTCATCACCACCTTCGAGTGGCCCATTCCATCCTGCTTCACCCCGATCGCCCAGGTCACACGCGAAGGCAAATCCCTGATCTTCTTCATGATCGCGGCCGCCCAGTTAGAAGCCCTGCAAGCCGCCGCCATCGAAGCCGGTGGCGAGATCACGCTCGCCGCGCCGTACACCGGCCTCCGCACCCTGCCGCTGCTCTCCGACTACACCTGGAACCACACCACCCTCTGGGCCATCAAGCAGGACGACACCTTCACCTACCTCCAGTGCGGCTTCAACCCCGGCACCGTCCGCGACCAGTTCGCGCAGCTCAAAGCAAAGTTCGGCGACGAGATCCTCTTCCACATCGAGTGGATGAAGAACGGCACTGGCACCATCATCCCCGGCTCCATCCCGCTCGTGCGCTACACCACCGAAGGCCGCCTCAACGAGATGATCGACTTCTGCCGCAGCATCGGCGTCGGCGTAGCCAACCCTCACGTCAATAACGTCGAAGGCGGCGGTCGCTACCGCGAAGACAACGTCCAGCTCCAGACCAAGTACAAGTACGACCCCAAAGGCCTCCTAAACCCCGGCAAGATGACGACGTTCATCGCCAAGGAAGTTATCCCTATCTGATCGCACGAGCATTCTGGGTGCGCCATCCATGCGGTCTTATCGCATGGGTGGGATCGAACAAGTTCAACTCAGCAAGGAAAACAAATGCAAACCTGGATCCCCGACTCCCGCCAATTCGCCTATCTCAACTGGAAACAAGTCGACGCCCTCGACCGCGACAAAACTTTATTAGTCCTCCCCACAGCCGCCATTGAGCAGCACGGCCACCACCTCCCGCTCGCCACCGACACCCTCATCAACAACGTCCTCCTCGGCAAAACTCTGTCGCAGCTCCCAGCAGACGCCCCCGTCTACGCCCTGCCTCCCGTCTGTTACGGTAAGAGCAACGAACACATTGGCTTCCCCGGCACGATGGCGATCTCCGCGCAGACCTACATGGCCGTCCTCCGCGACCTCGGCGCCAGCCTCCACGCCGCCGGCTTCAAGAAGCTCGTCCTCTACAACTCGCATGGCGGCAATACCGCGCTCAACGACGTCATGGCCCGTGACCTCCGCGCCGAGTTCGGCCTGCGCACCTTCCAGATGGGAGCCTCCGGCGGCGCAAAGTTCCCCGAAATAAGCGAGCAGGAACGCGCCTACGGCTTCCACGCCGGCGAGTACGAGACCTCCGTGCTCCTCGCCGCCACACCCGCGCTCGTCGACACCACCGCCTACACCGTCAACTACATCGCGGACATCACAAAGCCCGAACTGCTCAAACCAGAGTTCGCCCCCGCCACCTTCGCCTGGCTCACTCGCGACATCGCACCCTCCGGCGTCATGGGCGACCCCAACCCCTCCACCGCTGAAAAGGGTGAGCGCTGGATCGAAGCCGCCGCCACCGCCGCCGCAGCCTGCCTCGAAGCCATGCTCGCCTACGAGAACCCCCACTAAAGATTCGTCATCTCGACCGGAGCATCGCAGCCGTATCGCGATGCGCAGTGGAGAGACCCCCGCATTTCGCTCTGCCTTTGCCGTTGCATAGTCTTTCTTTGTCATTCCCGAAGGGAATCTGCTTTTGTCTCTTCCGTTCCAATGAGCGACCCCTGAGAGCCACATGACCGAGCCAACGAAAATAATCAACATGGGCAACGGCGTAACCCTCCGCCGCTCCATCCCCTGCCGCATGTCCGACGGCGTCACCCTCCTCTCCGACCACTACGCTCCCGCCGACGCATCCACCCCGCTCCCGACGATCCTCATGCGCCAGCCCTACGGTCGAGACATCGCCTCCACCGTCGTCTACGCGCACCCGGCATGGTTCGCCCGCCGCGGCTACAACGTCGTCATCCAGGACGTCCGCGGACGCGGCGACTCCGGCGGGCACTTCTATCCCTTCCTCCACGAAAAACAGGACGGTGCCGAGACCATCGCGTGGCTCCGCACCTTGCCCGAGTCCAACGGCAAGGTCGGCATGTATGGCTTCTCCTACCAGGGCATGACGCAGCTTCTAGCCGCCGCCGCCCAGCCCGAAGGCCTGCTCTGCATCTCCCCAGCTATGGCAGCGACCGACCTCTACCACGGCTGGTTCTACAACAACGGCGCGCTCCGCCTCGCCTCGTCTGTGGGCTGGGGCCTCCAGATGCTCAAGGAGGACGCCCGCCGTCTGAACCTCCGCGAAGCCAGCGAGCGCCTCGAACGCGCCTGGGCCAATCTTCCCGCGCAGTTCCTGGAAACCCCATACGCCGCCCATCCCGCGATCAAGGCCAACGCCCTCAGCAAGTACGTCGTCGATTGGATCGAGCACAACGCTCCCGGCGATTTCTGGTCGCGCATGGACCTCAGCACCTCGCTCGAACAGATCACCATCCCCGCCCTCCACGTCTCCGGCTGGTACGACACCTACCTCAACGGCACCATCGCCGGCTTCAGATCTCTAACTGAAAACGCCGGCACCGCCCACGCCCGCGACAACCAATACCTGCTGGCCGGCCCGTGGGTCCACATCCCTTGGGGCAACCGCATCGGCACACAGAACTTCGGCCCCGAGGCGCTGCTCGACACCGACGACTTGTTGCTGCGGTGGTTCAATCACTGGCTCAAAGACTCCGGCGAGTTTGCCGCCGAGCCGAAGATCAAGCACTTCGCCCTGAACCAAAACAAGTGGCACCCCGCCGCCACCTGGCCCACCGAGTCCTCACTGGACCTCTACCTTCACAGCGAAGGCCGCGCCAACTCCAGCAAGGGCAACGGCAGTCTCCGCGCCGAAGCGCCCACGAACGAAGAAGCGTCCGACATCCTATCCGTAGACCCCGAAGTTCCCGTCATCGCCCCCGGCGGCATCGCCTCAGCCAGCGGCTGCTTCAACCAGGCCGCCGCGCAGCAGGGCAACAACGTCCTCGTCTACACCTCAGATCCATTCGATAAAGCACTCCACATCTTCGGTACTCCCAGCATCACCCTCCACGCCAGTACCTCCGCCCCGCACGCCGATCTCGTCGCCAAGCTAACCTGCGTCCGCCCCAACGGCGACGCCGACTTCATCTGCATCGGCATCGCCCGCAGCAGTTTTCTCTTCGAGCACTACACCCCCGACACCCCGCACATCTGGCGCTTCGACCTCGAACCCACATCCTGGGTCTTCCAACCCGGCGAGCGCCTCCGCCTCGAAGTATCTGGCAACAGCTATCCGCTCTACGACCGCAACCCCCACACCGCCGTCAAACCGTCTCACGCAGACTCATGGAACTGGAAACGCTCCACCCACATCCTCCACCACACCATCGAACTCGCATCGGCGCTTCACCTGCCCGTCGTGGGTTGAGTTACGCTAAGAGCAAAATCATTCCAAAAGAATCGTCATCTCGACCGGAGCCAAGCGCAGTGGAGAGACCCCCGCATTTGTCTTGGTCCTTAGGCGGCACTGCACCATGACCAACGAAACCATCACCGTCCCCGCCATCGCCATCGACCGAGCCACCAAGAGCTACGGCACCGGCACGACCATCCTCAAGGACATCTCCCTCAACGTCGCAAGAAAAGAGTTCGTCAGCATCATCGGCCCCTCCGGCTGCGGCAAGTCGACGCTGCTGAAGCTCGTCGCCGGTCTCAGCCCCATCACCTCCGGCACCATCGCCGTCGACGGCATGACACCTACCAACGCCCGGGAGATTGTCTCCTTCATCTTTCAGGAAGCGACTCTTCTCCCCTGGCGCACCGTTCGCCAGAACATCGTCCTCGGCCTTGAACTCGAAGGCATGGCCCGCGAACGCCGCACAGAAAAAGTCAACGAAGTCCTCCAGCTCGTCGGCCTCGCTCACGTCGCCGACTCCTACCCTCGCCAGCTCTCAGGCGGCATGAAGATGCGCGTCTCGATAGCTCGGGCGTTAGCAACACGCCCGCAAGTGTTACTTCTCGACGAACCCTTCGCAGCGCTCGACGAGATGACCCGCGACCGCATCAACGAAGACCTCCTTCGTCTCCGCGCCGAGCAAGGGTGGACCTCGCTCTTTGTAACTCATTCGGTTGCAGAAGCCGTCTTCCTCTCCACCCGCATCCTCGTCCTCGCCCCGCACCCCGGCCGCGTCGCACATGATATCGCCATAGACCTGCCCTTCCCGCGAAACGAAGAGACCCGTTCCACCCCTGCCTACGAGCAAGCCGTTGTAGAAGTCTCCCGCGCGCTTCGCAGCGTCAGCGTCGGAGGTAACACAAACCTATGAAGATCTTTCGCAATGTGGCGCAGACGCTCGGCATCCTCGCCGCAATCCTGCTCTTTTGGCAGTGCATCGTCTGGCTCTTCAATCTCAAGCCCTACATCTTTCCTGCGCCGCTCGACGTCCTCAAAGCCATCGAAGCGCGCTATCCAGAGCTGCTAGCCTCTTTGAGCCTTTCAGCATCCGCCGCAGCAGCCGGGCTTTTCGCTGCGCTCATTGCAGGCATCGCCATCGCGCTCGTCTTCGCGCAGTCACCATGGGTGCGGAAGATGTTCTACCCCTACACCATCCTGCTGCAGACCGTGCCCATCGTCGCCGTCGCTCCGCTCATCATCATGTGGATCGGCCCCGGCCTCTTTGCAGTCACGCTGATCACCTTCATCATTTGTCTCGCGCCCATCATCGCCAACACGACGCTCGGCCTCATCAGCATCGACCGCAACCTCGTCGACCTCTTCCTCATGCACAACGCCACCCCGGCCCAGGTGCTCTTCAAACTCCGCATGCCCCACGCCCTGCCTTCGATCTTCACCGGCATTCGCATCTCTTCCGGCATAGCCGTCATCGGCGCACTCACCGGCGAGCTCTTCGCCGGCTCCGCGCGCGTCGGCCAGGGCGGTCTCGGCTACGCGATCCAGTACGCCAGCGCCCAAACTGAGACGCCCTACCTCTTCGCCCTTGTCCTCGCTGCATCCGCCCTTGGCTTCGCCTTCTTCTTCATCGTCATGGGCCTCGAGTGGTACTTCCTCCACCAATGGCACGAGTCCGCCCGCTCCACCGAACTCGAATAACCCCACCTTGATTGTCATTTTTCGTCATTGCAGGGCCTTTGTTTGTCATTCCCGAAGGGAATCTGCTGTTGCCGCTGCTCTTGGTGTCGCCGTTGCCGTTGCCTCTAGGTAGGCCAAGGCATTAGCCTTGGCATCACAACATCGCCACGATGAGGGGCTCTGGCGCCGGAGGTATGCGACCATTACGCTCCATCCGTCTTGCTTAAGGGCACGGCTTCAGCCGTGCCACAACCATCCTCCTGCAACGCGGCTTTAGCCGCTGAGGACATATCTCCGATGCTTCGCCTCGAAACCCCCACCGGCTACTGGCTAGTCACCCACCCCGATCACGCACACCTCGCCGGCGCCATCGCCACCCACTGGGGCAACGATCTCTTCACCTCACCCGAGCCCCGCACCAACGTCCTCCTCGGCGTCCACTCCCACGACGACGGTTGGGCACTCCGCGACATCTCTCCCTCGATCACAAGACAAGGCAAGCCCTCCGCCTTCTCCGTCGAACTCGTCGGCAAGTACTCCGCCTTCGAAGAGATTGACCTGCAGGACTACCTCAACGTCCGCGAGCGCGCCGTAGCCGAAGTCGCGGTCCAGGACGCCTACGCCGCTCTACTCGTCTCCAAGCACACCTACAATCTCCTCACCGCCCGGGCCGACCGCTCCACCATCGCGCCCGATCTATTGCCCTTGCTCGACAACTTCCTGGAACGCCAGCGCACGCTCCAATCCGACCTCCTCACCACCATCCGCGCCGACTCGTCATTCACGTCAGAAGACACCTCCGACGCCACCATCGAAGACCACTTCCGCCTCCTGCAAGCCTGCGACAACATGTCCCTCCTCACATGCGTCGACTTCGCTGCCCCCGCAACCCTCCTGCATCCTCTGTCCACCATCGACGGCCATCAGGAGATCACAGTCACCCCACTCGGCAACCGTACCTTCCGCCTGACACCTTACCCACTCGACCAGGAAAAGATCACCATCGACTTCCCAGCCCGTCACGTCACCGGAAAGACCTTCGCCTCTTCAAGCGACCTGGCCACCCTCTTCCAAGCCGCTCCCATCGATACGCTCACCGTGACTCTCTCTGCCTGAGCGCATCTTTCGCGTACTCTAAAAGATGGGCCGCCGCACAGGCCCATCTAAGGAGCCACCAAGAGTGTCCGCAGTAAAGATCATCGAATCCCCGCGACTCGCCTGGCAGCATCTTCCCAAGTCCATGCCCGCCGAGATCAAGGCTGACTACCTCCGCACCCTCATCGCCGCCGGCTTCAAGTACATCGACGCCGTCAGCTTCGTCGGTCGTGCGCTCGTCCCACAGATGGCCGACGCCGAACTCGTCCTCGAGTACCTCGACCCGCCCGACGACGTCGAGATCACCGGCCTCGTATGGGATACCAAGGGGGCAGAGCGCGCCATCAAGTCCGGCTCCATCCAGACCTTAGCCTTCCCTTACTCGCTCTCTCCCGCCTTCCTGCAGCGCGAACAAGACCACTCTCTCGAAGACGCGCTTGAGCTGCTCGAAGAGGTCGGCACACTCGCCTACAAAGCTGGCATCGACCTCGTCGCCCACGTCTCCATGGCCTTTGGCAACCCGCTCGGCGATGACTGGAGCATCGAGGAAGCCGTCAACGCCGTCGACCTCCTTGTCGAAGGCGGCGTCACCCAGATCACTCTCGACGACACCGCTGGCCTCGCGACACCCAGGCTCATCAGCGACCTTTTCTCTGACGTCTCCGCCGTCCACGACGAGGTCGACATCGGCCTACACCTCCGCGCCCTGCCCCAGGACGCCGCCATCCGCATCCGCGCCGCCTACGAAGCTGGTTGCCGCCGCTTCAACACCCTCCTCGGCGGCTTCGACTCGACGGTAGCTCTCGGCAATACGCTTGCCCCGACCATCCCCACCGAACTCGCCCTTACCGAACTCCGCAGCCTTGGCGCAGAACTCGACGACATGCGCCCGGTCGAGTCCATCGTCCACGCCGCCTCCGAGATCGCCCGCAAGTACGGAGCCCGCGTCCAATGAGCATCCCATTACGTTGAGTTCATCATCCCCACTCGAAGATCCGTCATCTCGACCGGAGCGAAGCGTAGTGGAGAGACCCCCGCATTTCACACTCACTGAAGAGGTAAAGCATCCCTTGGAAGTCACCCCACAACCCAGCGAAACCCGCGTCCGCGTCCGCTATGCCGAAACCGACCAGATGGGCGTGGTCTACCACGCCAACTATCTCATCTGGTTCGAGGTCGGTCGCGTCGAACTCATGCGCCAACTCGGCCTCAACTATCGAGACATGGAACGCCAAGAAGGCTGCGGCATCGCCGTCGTCGAAGCCAACGCCCGCTACCGCTCCCCCGCTCGCTACGACGATGAGCTCATCGTTCGCACTCGCCTCACCGCAATGCGTGGCCCGGTCATCAAGTTCGGGTATAGCATTGTCCGCGCGTCCGATGAGACGCTCCTGTGCGAAGGCCACACCGTCCACGTCGTCGTTGACGGCACCATGAAAAAATGTGCCCTTCCACAGAGATATGCGGAACGTTTGGCCGCCTGCCTCATCCCATAAGGCGAGTCACAAGCAACGGAGGAACCACCCATGAGCACCACGAAGAAGATCGCCCTCGTCACCGGCGGCAATAAAGGCCTCGGCCTTGAAACCAGCCGCCAGCTCGCCGCCGAAGGCGTCACCGTTCTCCTCGGAGCCCGCGACCTCGCCAAGGGCGAAGCCTCCGCCGCCCCGCTGAAGGCCGAAGGCCTCCATGTCCGCGCCGTTAAGATCGACGTCGATGACCGTGCCGACCACACCGCGATCGCTGCCTTTATCGAGAAGGAGTTCGGCGTGCTCGACATCCTCGTTAACAACGCCGGCATCATGGTCGATGGCGGCGCGCTCGGCACCAACACCACGCTTACCGTCTCCGAAGAGAACACCCGCAAGACATTCGACACCAACTTCTTCGCCGTCGTAGCTCTCACCGATGCCCTGCTCCCTCTGCTCCGAAAGAGCGAAGCCGGCCGCATCGTGAACCTCTCCAGCATCCTCGGCTCGCTCACACTGCACGCCACCAAGGGATCGCCCATCTACGAGGCAAAGACCTTCGCCTATGACACCTCCAAGGTCGCGTTGAACTCTTACACCATCCACCTCGCGCACGCGCTCAAGGACACCAAGATCAAGGTCAACTCCGCCCACCCCGGCTGGGTCAAGACCGATATGGGAACCGACGCCGCTCCGATGAACGTAGTCGACGGCTCAAAGACCTCAGTGTGGCTTGCCACCCTTCCCGAAGACGGCCCCACCGGCGGCTTCTTTCACATGCACGACACCCTGCCCTGGTAACTCGATCTTTGCGCGTTCGTAGCGACAGCCGCCGCGATGAACGCGTCGAACGAAGTCCGCTGGATACGCCTTGCTTAAGAGCACGGCTTCAGTCGTGCCGCAGACTAATCGTCGACAGTGCGGCTTTAGCCGCTGAGGTACGCCTTTCTCTCTAAAAACCATTCTGACAACCGGTCTTCAGCGAACTCCGCTGAAGGCCGTTCCGCATGCGCTCACGAAACCCTCCAGCACCGCCGATAACCCCACTGGAGACGCGCGTCGCAGACAGCCATGTCCATCGCCAAACTATTCTTTGGAAGAATGACCATCGGCAGGAAGCTCTTTCTTAGCTTCGGCGCTGTCATGGCCATTACTTTGCTCATCGCCCTCGGCGCTCTCGTCAACAACGCCGCCCTCAGCGCCACAGTCGAGCGCGTCGTCTACTCCACGGCAGTCAAGCAAGCCGTGGCCGACGAGATCGATATCAAAGTGACAAATCTGATCGCCATTGAACGCGGCATGTACCTGCACACCCTCCTGAAGGACCGTGCCTCCGCAGACGACTTCAATCGCGCCTACCTCGCGGAGGCCGACAAGCTCACCCTCCTATCCCAGCGCCTCGAACCTCTCCTCACCACGCCTGAAGACACCCAGGTCTCCGCGCAGATCAGCTCCGGCGTCCTTCAACTTCGCCATCTCCACGAACAGGCGTACACCCAGATCAGCCAGCCCTCCGCCATCGCGCCTCTCAGCCTCTACACGGGGCAGTTCGCTCCCCTTGCCGCACGAACCAAATCGCTCGCCGACGATCTCCTTGATCGCCAGACGCGCCTCACCCCGCAGGAGTCCCTCTTTGCACGCGCGGAAGAGTCCAAGGCCCGCTGGCTTACCTGGGCCATGCTCTTCCTCTTCTGCGTCGCCGGCATCGTCCTCACCTTCATCGTCGCCGACATTAACCGCAGCCTCCGCCACACCGCCACCGACCTTAGCCGCGGTGCCGCCCAGATCGCAGCCGCCGCCATCCAGGTCTCCTCGTCCAGCCTCTCGCTCGCCGAAGGTGCATCCGAGCAGGCCGCCTCCATTGAAGAGACCTCGGTCGCCGCCGAGCAGATCAGTGCCATGGCCCGCAGCAACACCGACAACGCCCAGGCCACCGCTGGCGTCGTCGCCGAAAGCCAGAACCACATCGCCGAAGGCAACCGCTCGCTCTCCCAGATGCTCTCCGCCATGGAAGGCATCGCCACCTCCAGCGTCCAGATCTCAAAGATCATCAAGGTCATCGACCAGATCGCCTTCCAGACCAACATCCTCGCCCTTAACGCCGCCGTCGAAGCCGCACGCGCCGGAGAAGCAGGCATGGGCTTCGCCGTCGTCGCCGATGAGGTCCGCAACCTCGCCCAGCGCAGCGCCCAGGCCGCCAAGGACACAGCTACCCTCATCGAGGACTCCATCGCTCGCTCCCTCGCCGGCAAAGCCAGCGTCGACGAGGTCGCAGAGGCCATCCGCTCCATCACCACGCAGTCATCCCGCGTCAAAATCCTCGTCGATGAGATCCACACCGGCAGCCGCGATCAGTCCCGCGGCATCGACCAGGTCAGCCGCGCTGTCCTTCAGATGGAACACGTGACCCAGGCCACTGCCTCCAACGCCGAGCAAAGCGCCGCTGCAGCCAATCAGCTCAAGTCCCAGTCCCAGACCATGCGGGAGATCGCCAGTGCCCTCGGCGCGATGGTGGGCGGCATCGAGAAGGAGTATCCCGAACCCTCTGGCGGACCAGCACCATCGAACCGCGCCGCGACTTCTTACGCGACGGTCACTCCAATCGACAAGCTGCACTCCGCCGCTCGAACTCCCGATCGTAGACGACGCGACACTCCCGGCTCTTCATCCACACGGCGCTTCACCGATCGACGTTCCTTTTCGCCGCCCTCGCGTGATGAAGACGAAGACTTCCACCCATTCTGAACAGGTCGCCTGAATCAAAGTTTGCGACTCATTTAGTCGTAATTTACGCGGCAATTTGTAACGTGTATCTTCACTCCGCAGACAACCGTGTAGCTCCGCGGAGAGTCACAATGCTTGAAAAGAACTAAGTGCAAGACAAAAAGGAGGTTTCAGATGCAGGCAATTCACGAAGGACAATGCGGTGCATGTGGTCACTTCGGCGAACATCATAAGAGCGATGTGCTCGTAACGATCCTCTCCACCAAGAAGGCCGATGAGTCTTTCCTGGAAGATTGCGGCCTTCCTAAGAACGCAGCGATCCACCTGAAGGTCTCCCCCATCAGCGGATGCGACGGCTTCGTCCCAGCCGCTTCCGCATAAGACGATCTTCCTTGCTTGAGTCGCAGTCGAAACGGCGGAGCCCATCGGCTCCGCCGTTGCACGTTCACCGAGCCTCGTCATCCTTCGGCCTTCTCGCTCCAGTCACACATCCACGCTCCATCCTCTCGTATCATCGAGAGGACAGGAGACACCTTGCCACTCGAAACCCAAGCCCCGAATCAAGACCTCGCAATCGTCATCATGGCGGCCGGCAAAGGCACCCGCCTCAAGAGCAAGCGCCCTAAAGTCCTCCATGAAATCGGCGGACGCTCTTTGCTTCTCCACGTCATCGCCGCCGCAAAGTCCCTCGTCCCCGCCGACCGCATCTACTGCGTCATCGGCCACGAAGCTGACATGGTCCGTCACGCCGTCGCCCACGCCGGCGTCCACTTCGTCCTGCAGGCTGAGCAGCGCGGCACCGGCCACGCTCTCCAGACCGCAAAGGCCCACTTCGCCGCAACCGGCGATCCCCTCCCGCAGAACCTGATCGTCCTCTCCGGCGACGCTCCCCTTATCCGTCCGGAGACCCTCCACTCCCTCGTTAGCTTCCACACCGAGCAGCACGCCGCGATGACCAT is part of the Granulicella aggregans genome and encodes:
- a CDS encoding SDR family oxidoreductase translates to MSTTKKIALVTGGNKGLGLETSRQLAAEGVTVLLGARDLAKGEASAAPLKAEGLHVRAVKIDVDDRADHTAIAAFIEKEFGVLDILVNNAGIMVDGGALGTNTTLTVSEENTRKTFDTNFFAVVALTDALLPLLRKSEAGRIVNLSSILGSLTLHATKGSPIYEAKTFAYDTSKVALNSYTIHLAHALKDTKIKVNSAHPGWVKTDMGTDAAPMNVVDGSKTSVWLATLPEDGPTGGFFHMHDTLPW